In one Micromonospora polyrhachis genomic region, the following are encoded:
- a CDS encoding phospholipase D-like domain-containing protein produces the protein MRSLLGAVVAALVTVTTAVAAPAGVAEAAETPEMAATFSAYTRFNVPADNGTRDRTIEDEIVALTDAVPTGSYIRGAMFSWTSPVVAEALARAAARGVVVRLVIDREGAGNVNLDPANAAIRTLKAANLDDLVFCGSSSSSVTGSSGCVANFSNSINHNKFFTFSTSGTKKRVVLLASQNLTFSQNNQFNNAVVVHEDYDLYDHFTRYFNEMRAQRKDNDFFTAADGYYKSPNTAVTLYHSPRASGDTARNVLSYVTRYESGCSVEVAQAMFTDPRALVATELLRIARLGCQVRIVYGSMGADVHGTLRGSTNVSMKKYYDAESDNYDGRVVTVHSKYLVVKGNYNGTPGRTIVFTGSHNLTGPSLRNHDETFVKIEHPTVSADYRANFATLWSRAKCVNPDNGSCAY, from the coding sequence ATGCGAAGCTTGCTCGGTGCCGTCGTGGCTGCACTGGTCACGGTCACCACCGCCGTGGCCGCCCCGGCTGGAGTGGCGGAAGCGGCCGAGACTCCCGAGATGGCGGCAACGTTCTCCGCGTACACCCGGTTCAACGTTCCCGCCGACAACGGCACCCGGGACCGGACGATCGAGGACGAGATCGTCGCGCTGACCGATGCCGTACCGACCGGCTCCTACATCCGGGGCGCGATGTTCAGCTGGACCTCGCCGGTGGTCGCCGAGGCGCTGGCCCGGGCGGCGGCCCGGGGCGTCGTCGTCCGGCTGGTGATCGACCGGGAGGGGGCCGGCAACGTCAACCTCGACCCGGCCAATGCCGCCATCCGTACGCTCAAGGCGGCGAACCTCGACGACCTGGTCTTCTGTGGAAGCTCCTCGTCCTCGGTAACCGGCTCCAGCGGATGCGTGGCGAACTTCAGCAACTCGATCAACCACAACAAGTTCTTCACCTTCTCGACGTCGGGAACGAAGAAGCGGGTCGTACTGCTGGCCTCGCAGAACCTGACCTTTTCCCAGAACAACCAGTTCAACAACGCGGTGGTGGTGCACGAGGACTACGATCTCTATGACCACTTCACCCGCTACTTCAACGAGATGCGGGCGCAGCGCAAGGACAACGACTTCTTTACCGCCGCCGACGGCTACTACAAGTCGCCGAACACGGCGGTGACTCTCTACCACTCGCCCCGGGCCAGCGGCGACACGGCACGCAACGTGCTCAGCTACGTGACCAGGTACGAGAGTGGCTGCTCGGTCGAGGTGGCCCAGGCGATGTTCACCGACCCGCGAGCGCTGGTCGCCACCGAGCTGCTGCGGATCGCCCGGCTCGGCTGCCAGGTCCGGATCGTCTACGGCAGCATGGGGGCCGACGTCCACGGCACGCTTCGTGGCTCGACCAACGTGTCGATGAAGAAGTACTACGACGCGGAGAGCGACAACTACGACGGCCGGGTCGTCACCGTGCACTCGAAGTACCTGGTCGTCAAGGGCAACTACAACGGCACCCCCGGCCGGACCATCGTCTTCACCGGCTCGCACAACCTGACCGGGCCGTCGCTGCGTAACCACGACGAGACGTTCGTCAAGATCGAGCATCCCACCGTCTCCGCCGACTACCGGGCCAACTTCGCCACGCTCTGGTCGCGGGCCAAGTGCGTCAACCCGGACAACGGCAGCTGCGCCTACTGA
- a CDS encoding PadR family transcriptional regulator, with translation MQDVVLAMLAKEPAHGYVLRSRMRDALGPLGEAMNAGQIYVTLARLAKAGLVTSERADGLPDRPDRRVYALTPAGQQRVAAWLAEVSWPRPDLAEFHLKLVAAAAARLADPVALVDAQRREVLRRLRDAQRAALDRSMVPVAGLLLEGVVLRLQADLKWLEACERMWTERDRAGRKAEA, from the coding sequence GTGCAGGACGTGGTGCTGGCCATGCTGGCGAAGGAGCCGGCGCACGGGTACGTACTGCGTAGCCGGATGCGTGACGCGCTCGGCCCGCTTGGTGAGGCGATGAACGCCGGGCAGATCTACGTGACGCTGGCCCGGCTGGCGAAGGCCGGGCTGGTGACTTCGGAACGGGCCGACGGCCTGCCGGACCGGCCCGACCGCCGGGTCTACGCGCTGACCCCGGCCGGACAGCAGCGAGTTGCCGCCTGGCTGGCCGAGGTGAGCTGGCCGAGGCCGGACCTCGCCGAGTTCCATCTCAAGCTGGTGGCCGCCGCGGCCGCCCGGCTGGCCGATCCCGTGGCCCTGGTCGATGCGCAGCGGCGCGAGGTGCTGCGCCGGCTGCGCGATGCCCAGCGGGCCGCGTTGGACCGGTCGATGGTTCCGGTTGCCGGGCTGCTGCTGGAGGGGGTCGTGCTGCGGTTGCAGGCCGACCTGAAGTGGCTGGAGGCATGCGAGCGCATGTGGACCGAGCGTGATCGGGCTGGACGGAAGGCGGAGGCATGA
- a CDS encoding ABC transporter ATP-binding protein codes for MTGSTVLRARGLTKRYGWNNTLVRAVDEVDLDVPAGQALAIMGPSGCGKSTLLHLLGGLQRPSDGQVWLAGHRIDTMSERALARLRRHHIGLVFQSFHLMDELTAVENVEMAALLAGQPPGRARRRALHLLDRVGLADRAAHLPSALSGGQRQRVAIARALSNEPLVVLADEPTGNLDSAATLEVLRLFEELRAAGQTLVVVTHDARIAAVADRVIAMRDGAFADDSRFAAATGTVYDGRR; via the coding sequence ATGACCGGATCGACGGTGCTGCGGGCGCGCGGGCTGACCAAGCGGTACGGCTGGAACAACACGCTGGTGCGCGCGGTGGACGAGGTCGACCTGGACGTCCCCGCCGGGCAGGCATTGGCGATCATGGGGCCCAGCGGCTGTGGCAAGTCCACGCTGCTGCATCTGCTCGGCGGGCTGCAACGCCCGAGCGACGGGCAGGTGTGGCTGGCCGGCCACCGGATCGACACGATGAGCGAACGGGCCCTGGCCCGGCTGCGGCGCCACCACATCGGCCTCGTCTTCCAATCCTTCCACCTCATGGACGAACTCACCGCCGTCGAGAACGTCGAGATGGCCGCACTGCTGGCCGGTCAGCCGCCCGGTCGGGCCCGGCGGCGCGCCCTGCATCTGTTGGACCGGGTGGGGCTGGCCGACCGCGCCGCGCACCTGCCCTCGGCGCTCTCCGGCGGCCAGCGCCAACGCGTCGCCATCGCCCGTGCGCTGAGCAACGAGCCGCTGGTCGTCCTGGCCGACGAACCCACCGGCAACCTGGACAGCGCCGCCACCTTGGAAGTGCTGCGGCTGTTCGAAGAGTTGCGCGCGGCGGGACAGACCCTGGTGGTGGTTACCCACGACGCCCGCATCGCGGCGGTCGCCGACCGGGTGATTGCCATGCGCGACGGTGCGTTCGCCGACGACAGCCGGTTCGCCGCCGCCACCGGTACCGTCTACGACGGGCGGCGCTGA
- a CDS encoding ABC transporter permease: MAGRLLLVLRLLVRDLRRRRTETVLLLVAITTATATLTLGLALNELVTRPYEQTRAATAAPDLVMEPGITGPEALAALAPVATAPGVTGHSGPYPLVFKMLTARDLTVRVVVEGRDAAPAVLDRPAVTDGTWVRPGGVVLEGAFADALGVHSGDTVSIDGHPLRVAGTAVTAARPTYPNVGWHLPSSILHEAGGLVWVDRSDIATLAGTQPLTYTLNLKLADPQAGLSVFGPEQRNPRFRGWHIRTGQQVAEVNSRLNKKAQEALLVGSWLLTVLALAGVAGIVAGRIIGQRRRVGLLKAVGAGPAMIAAVHLAEYLVIGLASAGVGLTVGWFAAPPLFRPTAGLIGSTGLHPPLRVVLAATALALGIAVAATLVPVVRAAATTTIHTLADAATPPRRRRWVIWLSRRLPTALLIGVRINARRPRRARLITVNTLVSAATLAAVLMAQVQDYTPVPLGYSTLPDRREERIIQAILLIAVVACLLALLNTIVSTWTAVLDARQPLAVARALGATPGQAGTGLAIAQLLPAIPGVAAGIPVGIGLVLVLSNGDLRYAPASWMLAMALGVLLAIAVLTAIPAIAAARRPVADTLQSTPT; the protein is encoded by the coding sequence ATGGCTGGCCGCCTGCTGCTCGTCCTTCGGCTGTTGGTCCGGGACCTGCGCCGACGCCGGACCGAGACGGTGCTGTTGCTGGTCGCCATCACCACTGCGACCGCGACGCTGACCCTCGGTCTCGCCCTCAACGAGCTCGTCACCCGTCCGTACGAGCAGACCCGGGCCGCCACCGCTGCCCCGGACCTGGTGATGGAGCCGGGAATCACCGGCCCGGAGGCCCTGGCCGCGCTCGCACCGGTGGCGACCGCGCCCGGCGTCACCGGCCACAGCGGACCCTACCCCCTCGTCTTCAAGATGCTGACCGCCCGCGACCTGACCGTCCGAGTCGTCGTCGAGGGCCGGGACGCCGCCCCGGCAGTGCTCGACCGTCCAGCGGTGACCGACGGCACCTGGGTACGCCCCGGCGGCGTGGTCCTCGAGGGTGCCTTCGCCGATGCCCTCGGCGTGCACAGTGGCGACACGGTCAGTATCGACGGCCATCCGCTGCGGGTGGCCGGGACCGCGGTGACCGCCGCCAGGCCCACGTACCCGAACGTCGGGTGGCACCTACCGAGCAGCATCCTGCACGAGGCAGGCGGCCTGGTCTGGGTCGACCGCAGCGACATCGCCACGCTCGCCGGCACCCAGCCGCTGACGTACACCCTGAACCTGAAACTGGCCGACCCGCAGGCCGGTCTCTCGGTCTTCGGTCCGGAGCAGAGGAACCCCAGGTTCCGGGGCTGGCACATCAGGACCGGGCAGCAGGTCGCAGAGGTCAACAGTCGGCTGAACAAGAAGGCACAGGAGGCGCTGCTGGTCGGCAGTTGGCTGCTGACCGTCCTCGCGCTGGCCGGCGTCGCCGGCATCGTCGCGGGCCGGATCATCGGCCAGCGACGCCGGGTGGGGCTCCTCAAGGCCGTCGGCGCCGGGCCCGCCATGATCGCCGCCGTTCACCTCGCCGAGTACCTCGTGATCGGGCTGGCCTCCGCCGGTGTCGGTCTGACAGTCGGCTGGTTCGCCGCGCCGCCGTTGTTCCGCCCGACCGCCGGACTCATCGGATCCACCGGCCTCCACCCACCGCTGCGGGTGGTGCTCGCCGCCACCGCTCTCGCCCTCGGTATCGCCGTCGCGGCGACCCTGGTGCCGGTGGTACGCGCCGCCGCCACCACTACCATCCACACGCTCGCCGACGCCGCCACGCCACCCCGTCGTCGACGTTGGGTCATCTGGCTGTCCCGCCGGCTGCCCACCGCCCTGCTGATCGGGGTACGCATCAACGCGCGCCGGCCGCGCCGCGCCCGGCTCATCACGGTGAATACGCTGGTCAGCGCCGCGACACTCGCCGCCGTACTCATGGCACAGGTGCAGGATTACACTCCGGTCCCGCTCGGCTACTCGACGCTTCCCGACCGTCGCGAAGAGCGAATCATCCAGGCCATCCTCCTCATCGCCGTCGTGGCGTGCCTCCTCGCGCTCCTCAACACCATCGTGAGCACCTGGACCGCGGTCCTCGACGCCCGGCAACCGCTGGCCGTCGCCCGCGCGCTCGGCGCGACGCCCGGACAGGCCGGCACGGGCCTGGCCATAGCTCAGCTGTTACCCGCAATTCCCGGCGTCGCCGCCGGAATCCCCGTCGGCATCGGGCTCGTCCTGGTTCTCAGCAACGGCGATCTTCGGTACGCACCCGCCTCCTGGATGCTCGCCATGGCGCTCGGAGTCCTGCTCGCCATCGCCGTGCTCACCGCCATCCCCGCGATTGCCGCCGCACGTCGTCCAGTCGCCGACACCCTCCAGTCCACGCCGACCTGA
- the dnaG gene encoding DNA primase: MAGRVRDEDIALVRERTSIADVISETVTLKSAGGGNLKGLCPFHDEKTPSFTVAPARNVYFCHGCGSGGDAIKFLMDAEHLTFIESVERLAGRAGIQLRYIESGSAPARQQPGQKQRLVAAHAAAVEFYAGQLGTAEARAAREFLAQRGFDRAAAERYACGFAPNAWDQLTRHLRQKGFTAPELITAGLAREARSGSLIDRFRGRLLWPIRELTGDVIGFGARKLFDTDDGPKYLNTPETPIYKKSHVLYGVDQAKREIAKQGRAVIVEGYTDVMACHLAGVPTAVATCGTAFGADHIGVLRRLLMDTDAVAGEIIFTFDGDAAGQKAALRAFEEDQRFVGRTFIAVSPDNMDPCDLRLAKGDMAVRDLVARREPLVDFALRQVLSRYDLDTVDGRVEAMRRAAPLVAKLKDRDKRPEYVRKLAGDLGMEIEPVQRAVLAAAAAPTKGTAGEKPARPTPAAPAVDNPQSQVEREALKLAIQVPVLAGPMFDVLGPEVYLHPVHVVVRQAVAEAGGAAAAAGGAVWIGQLQDACTDLAAQALVTELAVEPLRLDGEPDPRYVSITLARLELGSVSSRIANLKSKVQRVNPVANKDEYFALFGELLSLEQHARALRDQAAGGL; the protein is encoded by the coding sequence ATGGCGGGCCGGGTTCGAGACGAGGACATCGCGCTGGTTCGTGAGCGCACCTCGATCGCCGATGTGATCTCCGAGACCGTCACCCTGAAGTCGGCCGGCGGCGGCAACCTCAAGGGTCTGTGCCCGTTCCACGACGAGAAGACTCCCTCGTTCACCGTGGCCCCTGCCCGAAATGTCTACTTTTGCCACGGCTGTGGATCCGGTGGCGACGCCATCAAGTTCCTGATGGATGCCGAGCACCTGACCTTCATCGAGTCGGTCGAACGGCTCGCCGGGCGGGCCGGTATCCAACTGCGTTACATCGAGTCCGGATCCGCACCGGCCCGTCAGCAGCCCGGTCAGAAGCAGCGGCTGGTCGCCGCGCACGCCGCCGCGGTCGAGTTCTACGCCGGCCAGCTCGGCACCGCCGAGGCCCGCGCAGCCCGGGAGTTCCTCGCCCAGCGCGGCTTCGACCGGGCCGCAGCCGAGCGCTACGCCTGCGGGTTCGCGCCGAACGCCTGGGACCAGTTGACCCGGCACCTACGGCAGAAGGGCTTCACCGCCCCGGAGCTGATCACCGCCGGCCTGGCCCGCGAAGCACGCTCCGGCTCGCTCATCGACCGGTTCCGGGGGCGACTGCTCTGGCCGATCCGGGAACTGACCGGCGACGTGATCGGCTTCGGTGCCCGTAAGCTCTTCGACACCGACGACGGCCCGAAATACCTGAACACCCCCGAGACGCCGATCTACAAGAAGTCACACGTGCTCTACGGCGTCGACCAGGCCAAACGGGAGATCGCCAAGCAGGGGAGGGCGGTCATCGTCGAAGGCTACACCGATGTGATGGCCTGTCACCTGGCCGGCGTACCGACCGCCGTGGCGACCTGCGGCACCGCCTTCGGCGCCGACCACATCGGCGTACTGCGCCGGCTGCTGATGGACACCGACGCCGTGGCCGGCGAGATCATTTTCACCTTCGACGGGGACGCCGCCGGGCAGAAGGCGGCGCTGCGGGCCTTCGAGGAAGACCAGCGTTTCGTTGGCCGTACCTTCATCGCCGTCAGCCCGGACAACATGGACCCCTGCGACCTGCGGCTGGCCAAGGGCGACATGGCCGTGCGCGACCTGGTCGCCCGCCGCGAGCCGCTGGTCGACTTCGCGCTGCGCCAGGTGCTCAGCCGGTACGACCTGGACACCGTCGATGGTCGGGTCGAGGCGATGCGTCGGGCCGCGCCGCTGGTGGCCAAGCTCAAGGACCGGGACAAACGCCCGGAGTACGTACGCAAGCTCGCCGGTGACCTCGGGATGGAGATCGAACCGGTGCAGCGGGCGGTGCTGGCCGCCGCTGCCGCCCCGACCAAGGGCACCGCCGGTGAGAAGCCCGCCCGACCGACCCCCGCCGCCCCGGCGGTGGACAACCCGCAGTCGCAGGTCGAACGCGAGGCGTTGAAGCTCGCCATCCAGGTGCCGGTGCTGGCCGGTCCGATGTTCGACGTGCTCGGGCCCGAGGTCTACCTGCACCCCGTACACGTGGTGGTGCGGCAGGCGGTGGCCGAGGCCGGCGGGGCGGCGGCGGCGGCCGGCGGTGCGGTCTGGATCGGCCAGCTTCAGGATGCCTGCACAGATCTGGCCGCCCAGGCGTTGGTGACCGAGCTGGCGGTCGAGCCGCTGCGCCTCGACGGTGAGCCGGACCCGCGCTACGTCTCGATCACCCTGGCCCGGTTGGAGTTGGGTTCGGTCAGCAGCCGGATCGCCAACCTGAAGTCGAAGGTGCAGCGGGTCAATCCGGTGGCCAACAAGGACGAATACTTCGCGCTCTTCGGCGAGCTGCTCTCCCTGGAGCAGCACGCGCGGGCGCTGCGGGACCAGGCGGCGGGAGGGCTGTAG
- a CDS encoding sugar phosphate isomerase/epimerase family protein — MRRGDTPTPHTNPWSRRGFLGLSACAAASAISIAGPFTGVAEAQAEAPADSPVRDHRGNRLPVGKIGIQLYSVRSDPAPFAEKLPTLATLGFKEIEFAGYGVGNPSDADIRAIRQILDDNGLRAVGSHIGFGTLWGDLTRQLDIAEMLGMKHIGTADAPTGSRYRADWRAAADRYNAVGGAARSRGLKFYQHNHDGEYHFLLDVGPLDDAGRPTRSSGLRGLEYFFDLTEPDLVHFEMDIFWAYQAQVRFKTYVDERGSSRTDVFDPIRTLGRRQERFPLFHVKDGVLNAEGTSLSMTEFGVPGGYVPFERFFKSLRSLDRHHYIWEQDNAGSTPPEQGGVYGAAGRSYDNMKALRF; from the coding sequence ATGCGCAGAGGAGACACCCCCACCCCGCACACCAACCCCTGGAGCCGGCGCGGATTCCTCGGCCTCTCCGCGTGTGCGGCAGCCAGTGCGATCTCCATCGCCGGCCCGTTCACCGGCGTGGCCGAGGCACAAGCCGAGGCACCGGCCGACAGCCCGGTACGCGACCATCGGGGCAACCGGCTGCCGGTCGGGAAGATCGGCATCCAGCTCTACTCCGTACGCAGTGACCCCGCACCGTTCGCGGAGAAGCTGCCCACCCTCGCCACACTCGGCTTCAAGGAGATCGAGTTCGCCGGCTACGGCGTGGGTAACCCGTCCGACGCCGACATCCGCGCGATCCGGCAGATCCTCGACGACAACGGGTTACGCGCGGTCGGCTCGCACATCGGCTTCGGCACGCTCTGGGGCGACCTGACCCGGCAACTCGACATCGCCGAAATGCTGGGCATGAAGCACATCGGCACCGCCGACGCGCCGACCGGCAGTCGCTACCGCGCCGACTGGCGGGCGGCGGCCGACCGCTACAACGCCGTCGGTGGGGCGGCCCGGTCCCGGGGACTGAAGTTCTACCAGCACAACCACGACGGCGAATACCACTTCCTACTCGACGTCGGGCCGCTGGACGACGCCGGCCGACCGACCCGGTCCAGCGGGCTACGCGGGCTCGAGTACTTCTTCGACCTGACCGAACCGGACCTCGTCCACTTCGAGATGGACATCTTCTGGGCCTACCAGGCGCAGGTGCGGTTCAAGACGTACGTCGACGAGCGCGGGAGCAGCCGTACCGACGTCTTCGACCCGATCCGTACCCTCGGCCGGCGGCAGGAGCGTTTCCCGCTGTTCCACGTCAAGGACGGCGTACTCAATGCCGAGGGCACCAGCCTGTCAATGACCGAGTTCGGCGTACCGGGTGGCTACGTGCCGTTCGAACGCTTCTTCAAGAGCCTACGGTCGCTCGACCGACACCACTACATCTGGGAGCAGGACAATGCCGGATCGACCCCGCCTGAGCAGGGCGGTGTCTACGGTGCGGCGGGGCGCAGCTACGACAACATGAAGGCGCTGCGCTTCTGA